In Mycoplasma suis str. Illinois, a single window of DNA contains:
- a CDS encoding large ribosomal subunit protein bL28 produces MGNRLDRVTGRSSKTGNNRSKAMNATKRAWNLNIQSFQLIDAVTGKKFRVKTSVKTVRTWKKNGKIK; encoded by the coding sequence ATGGGAAATAGATTAGATAGAGTTACTGGAAGAAGTTCCAAAACTGGGAACAATAGATCCAAGGCCATGAACGCCACTAAGAGAGCTTGGAATTTAAATATTCAAAGCTTTCAATTAATAGATGCAGTTACTGGAAAGAAATTTAGAGTTAAAACTTCAGTAAAAACTGTTAGAACTTGAAAGAAAAATGGGAAAATTAAATAA
- a CDS encoding PolC-type DNA polymerase III: protein MAVKSKKTLTSKFKSLFVKKLLLLTEEEFKKLLERAEISGSFSSSKDRFDVNVTYFDEPLFSELIKFFNFSSSVCFIHVKLHYLYNTSAIYRLVSEWFKYFSFNSEEREKFFLKENHIVFEFPQLILKAENLMQEKYFSFHLDHLKSFLEYVFEYHKIWISFVKVDSVPTTPTISIPENRFSFRENEGEFIPPGQDRNIRKGLYKLYFFEEIENYSYRKKKAYQVGFTNLKEHYFLILGRLVDDKKRDLILEKLKIGKWFQIEFKLDLENLSKTKTLANYDGWLINCLEAESPDETQFTDNSEKKAFPLNVYTKYSSFDGLFTSAEWAKLSAECGYDVLALTDFNNVHSFPESEKSVKKNKLKALYGAEFEVVSSDLQIIKNVENLKPEDDIVFSIFDLETTGLNPIFDEIIEIFVLKYSSGTVIDHYYSLIRCNKKLRKEIINLTHITEEKLNMSGRDKLTVLQEVRDFVSGTVLIAHNGIDFDFPFLNSELRKSGLEPLDNPILDTLRLCKALEEGKKSKSYSLFAIAKKMSINVVEQELHNSEYDTRCLAKMWEFWSQQLIDLSLDPYTYDGLVNLNSSFDKDKLLRNYFGNNVIIFAKNQKGLKSLYELVSIAHTEHFVDKPRLKWDAIETRRENLIVLSSPTNSALVNAVLNDEFDTFKKEGEKFDYISLPPPSNFSHEISRGFFEDGEVETLLKTFYEWADNCQFKLIANYCLKYQDFKEVEQYKVLVHAKSIGGKRHYLYSSKHGNDVLPDYSWRTTERLISEYDFLSLSEKEKEDLFFTYRYELANSVSPDIFVNKSELAIPKIPGALENIKEYIHRKLTAKYGKKLDKQIQATINRELTGIVENGYESVYWCAHLLVQRSKSEGFLVGSRGSVGSSFLAHALEISDVNPLPPHYYCSQCSYFLMCTNFRESGFDLETRRCPQCASELSSDGQNIPFETFLGLERNKIPDIDLNFSGQYQQKAHNFLRELFGKEHTFRAGTISAIAEKTSFALAKNFLQDNQIDFNKGHLHWLSYRLTDVKRTTGQHPGGIIVIPRGESIYNYTPVNFPANDIESEWLTTHFDKDTFKDSLFKFDILGQDDPTILALLSNFTGVDLEKIPFKNERLLKMFSDISVLEIPQNKLELLGEVVGTLGLPEFGTEKTREIMKACRSKIKHFSDLIRISGISHGKNVWKNNIEKLISSQKLSLNEVITCRDDIMNYLLEKKIDIQNAFKITESVRRGGGIPPENLPLLRKAGVPEWYIECANKITYIFPKAHATAYVLMCWKIAYFKLEYPVDFYAAYLTITNRHFDVETLTTNDLATIKRKYQEGKMLIKSKKSGENIEKTKYLVIIYEVALEMISRGITFKMVDLNESLASTFKPDRKNKTILLPFSSIARLGAITAKQLEDERNRGGKFLNREDLEKRVKLNVSILKLLEQLKIIEPKVKSS, encoded by the coding sequence ATGGCAGTTAAGTCTAAAAAAACATTGACTTCTAAATTTAAATCCCTTTTCGTTAAGAAGTTATTACTTCTTACAGAGGAGGAATTTAAAAAATTACTCGAAAGAGCTGAGATAAGTGGATCTTTTTCTTCCTCTAAAGATCGATTTGATGTAAATGTAACTTATTTTGATGAACCTCTATTTAGTGAATTAATAAAGTTCTTCAATTTCTCTTCCTCTGTTTGCTTTATTCACGTGAAATTGCACTATCTCTACAATACTAGTGCAATTTACAGACTAGTATCTGAATGATTTAAATATTTTTCTTTTAACTCGGAAGAACGAGAAAAGTTCTTCCTAAAAGAAAATCACATAGTTTTTGAATTCCCTCAGTTGATTCTCAAAGCTGAGAATCTTATGCAAGAAAAATATTTTTCTTTTCACTTAGATCATCTAAAAAGTTTTCTTGAATATGTCTTTGAGTATCACAAAATTTGAATCTCCTTTGTAAAAGTAGATTCAGTTCCAACAACCCCAACAATATCTATTCCGGAAAATAGATTTTCTTTTAGAGAGAACGAAGGAGAGTTTATTCCTCCGGGACAAGATAGAAATATAAGAAAAGGCCTTTATAAGCTTTACTTCTTCGAAGAAATAGAGAATTATTCTTATAGAAAGAAAAAAGCCTACCAAGTAGGCTTTACTAACCTAAAAGAACATTATTTCCTAATTCTAGGAAGACTAGTAGATGACAAGAAGAGAGATTTAATTCTCGAAAAGCTAAAAATTGGGAAATGATTCCAAATTGAGTTCAAGTTAGACTTAGAGAATCTCTCTAAGACTAAAACACTTGCCAATTATGACGGATGACTAATTAATTGTTTAGAGGCTGAGTCTCCAGATGAGACTCAGTTCACAGACAATTCAGAAAAGAAAGCTTTTCCTCTGAATGTATATACTAAGTACTCAAGTTTTGATGGTTTATTTACATCAGCTGAGTGAGCTAAATTATCCGCAGAATGCGGATATGATGTACTAGCTCTCACAGACTTTAATAATGTTCACTCTTTCCCAGAATCTGAAAAGAGTGTAAAGAAAAATAAATTAAAGGCTCTTTATGGAGCTGAGTTTGAAGTTGTTTCTTCAGACTTACAAATAATTAAGAATGTCGAAAATTTAAAACCAGAAGACGATATCGTCTTCTCAATTTTTGACCTAGAAACAACAGGTCTAAATCCTATATTTGATGAAATAATAGAAATATTTGTTCTCAAATACAGTTCTGGAACTGTAATAGATCACTATTACAGCCTTATTAGATGTAATAAGAAGTTAAGAAAAGAAATTATTAACTTAACTCACATTACTGAAGAAAAACTAAATATGTCCGGAAGAGATAAGTTAACAGTTCTTCAGGAAGTAAGAGATTTTGTTTCTGGAACTGTATTAATAGCTCACAATGGAATAGACTTTGACTTTCCATTTCTGAACTCAGAATTGAGAAAGTCAGGACTTGAGCCACTAGATAACCCTATATTAGATACTCTAAGGCTCTGCAAAGCATTAGAAGAAGGAAAGAAGTCTAAGTCTTATTCTCTTTTTGCTATTGCAAAAAAGATGTCAATTAATGTTGTGGAGCAGGAGCTCCACAACTCAGAATATGACACTAGATGTTTAGCAAAAATGTGAGAGTTCTGATCTCAACAACTTATTGATCTTTCACTAGACCCATATACATATGATGGTCTAGTGAACCTTAATTCTTCATTTGACAAAGATAAATTACTTAGAAATTATTTTGGAAATAATGTAATTATTTTTGCAAAAAATCAAAAGGGATTGAAATCTCTTTATGAATTAGTTTCTATAGCCCATACTGAACACTTTGTGGATAAACCAAGACTTAAGTGAGATGCTATAGAAACTAGAAGAGAAAACTTAATAGTCTTATCTTCTCCTACAAATAGTGCATTAGTAAATGCAGTATTAAATGATGAATTTGACACCTTCAAAAAAGAAGGCGAGAAATTTGACTATATAAGCTTGCCCCCTCCTTCTAATTTCTCTCACGAAATAAGTAGGGGGTTTTTTGAAGATGGGGAAGTAGAGACTCTTCTAAAAACCTTTTATGAGTGAGCAGATAATTGTCAATTTAAATTAATTGCCAATTACTGCCTAAAATATCAAGACTTTAAAGAAGTTGAACAATACAAAGTACTTGTTCATGCTAAGAGTATAGGTGGCAAGAGACACTACCTATACTCAAGTAAACATGGTAATGATGTATTACCAGATTACTCTTGGAGAACTACAGAAAGACTTATTTCAGAATATGACTTCCTATCTCTTTCCGAGAAAGAGAAGGAAGATCTATTCTTCACTTATAGATATGAATTAGCTAATAGTGTTAGTCCAGATATTTTTGTTAATAAGAGTGAATTAGCTATTCCAAAAATACCTGGAGCTCTCGAGAATATAAAAGAATATATTCACAGAAAATTAACAGCTAAATATGGAAAGAAGTTGGATAAGCAAATACAAGCGACAATAAATAGAGAGCTTACAGGTATTGTTGAAAACGGATATGAGTCAGTTTATTGGTGTGCACACCTTTTAGTTCAAAGGTCTAAGTCTGAAGGATTTTTAGTAGGATCAAGAGGATCTGTTGGATCCTCTTTCCTAGCACATGCACTAGAAATTAGTGATGTTAATCCACTACCACCTCATTACTACTGTAGTCAGTGTTCTTATTTCTTGATGTGCACTAATTTCAGAGAGTCAGGATTTGATCTAGAAACTAGAAGATGTCCTCAATGTGCTTCTGAATTATCCTCTGATGGCCAGAATATTCCATTCGAAACATTCTTAGGGCTAGAACGAAATAAGATTCCAGATATTGACCTTAACTTTTCTGGTCAATATCAACAAAAAGCCCATAACTTCTTGAGAGAGTTATTTGGAAAAGAACATACTTTCCGAGCCGGAACTATTTCTGCTATTGCAGAAAAAACATCTTTCGCACTAGCTAAAAATTTCTTACAAGATAATCAAATAGATTTCAATAAGGGACACCTTCACTGATTGTCCTATAGATTAACTGATGTAAAAAGAACTACAGGACAACATCCTGGAGGAATAATAGTTATTCCTCGCGGAGAATCTATTTACAACTACACGCCAGTTAATTTTCCAGCAAACGATATAGAAAGTGAGTGGTTAACCACTCACTTTGATAAGGACACATTTAAAGACTCACTCTTTAAGTTCGATATTCTAGGACAAGATGATCCAACTATTTTGGCTCTCTTGTCCAACTTTACTGGAGTAGATTTGGAAAAAATTCCTTTCAAGAATGAAAGACTTCTAAAAATGTTTAGTGATATTTCTGTTCTGGAAATACCACAAAACAAATTAGAACTACTTGGAGAAGTTGTTGGAACTCTGGGACTTCCAGAGTTCGGGACAGAAAAAACTAGAGAAATAATGAAAGCTTGCAGAAGTAAGATAAAACATTTCTCAGACTTAATAAGAATTTCTGGTATTAGCCATGGTAAAAATGTTTGAAAAAACAATATAGAAAAATTAATTTCTAGCCAAAAATTAAGTCTAAATGAGGTAATTACATGTCGGGACGACATCATGAATTACCTACTAGAGAAAAAAATAGATATTCAAAATGCTTTTAAAATAACCGAAAGTGTGAGAAGAGGAGGAGGAATCCCTCCTGAAAATCTACCTTTACTTAGAAAGGCTGGAGTTCCAGAATGATATATTGAGTGTGCAAATAAGATTACATATATTTTCCCTAAGGCCCACGCTACAGCTTATGTACTTATGTGCTGAAAAATAGCTTACTTTAAGTTAGAGTATCCTGTAGACTTCTATGCGGCTTATTTAACAATTACAAATAGACACTTTGATGTAGAGACACTTACAACAAATGATTTAGCTACTATAAAGAGAAAATATCAAGAGGGAAAAATGCTTATAAAGAGTAAAAAGAGTGGAGAAAATATAGAAAAAACTAAATACTTAGTAATTATTTATGAAGTAGCCCTAGAAATGATTTCTAGGGGAATTACATTTAAGATGGTTGATTTAAATGAGTCACTCGCAAGTACATTTAAGCCAGATAGAAAAAATAAAACAATATTACTTCCATTCTCTTCTATTGCTAGATTGGGAGCTATTACAGCTAAACAGCTAGAAGATGAACGAAATAGAGGAGGTAAGTTCTTAAATAGAGAAGACTTAGAGAAAAGAGTTAAGTTGAATGTAAGTATTTTGAAGTTACTTGAACAACTAAAAATAATAGAACCAAAAGTAAAAAGTAGTTAA
- a CDS encoding tRNA (adenine(22)-N(1))-methyltransferase TrmK: MVEVLKQDLSCFSNSLLVDIGADLGLLGLNLLSQKLVNKVWNVEVSKKALEDSKEIYSRRGVANSSEFIYSDGFTGLPKKLSQSFLNSESQLLVIVFAGLGSTKILNILEKFPKEWLKAKNVLLLIVSHTHPLKILDWSSENEWKLRKEEYFTYNDKIYPILLFSKGFSDIDLFPERRKNNYLVDNLYYRKYWDNYYEWQAKYIENKKDKVIQEWMKWYSTIRLKK, from the coding sequence ATTGTAGAAGTATTAAAGCAGGATTTATCCTGCTTTAGTAATTCCCTTTTAGTTGATATAGGGGCAGATTTAGGCCTTTTAGGCCTGAATTTGCTTTCTCAAAAACTAGTTAATAAAGTCTGAAATGTTGAAGTAAGTAAAAAAGCTTTGGAAGACTCTAAAGAAATATATAGTAGAAGAGGAGTTGCAAACTCCTCTGAATTTATTTATTCTGATGGTTTTACTGGACTCCCAAAAAAACTTAGTCAAAGTTTTTTAAATTCAGAATCACAATTACTTGTAATTGTTTTTGCAGGGCTTGGCTCTACAAAAATTCTCAATATACTCGAGAAATTTCCTAAAGAATGACTTAAAGCTAAAAATGTTTTACTTTTAATTGTTTCTCACACTCATCCTCTAAAAATATTGGATTGATCTTCAGAGAATGAGTGAAAACTCAGAAAAGAAGAATATTTCACATATAATGACAAGATTTATCCAATATTATTGTTCTCTAAGGGATTTTCAGATATAGATCTTTTCCCTGAAAGAAGAAAAAATAATTATCTTGTAGATAATTTGTATTACCGAAAATACTGAGATAATTATTATGAGTGACAGGCAAAATATATAGAAAACAAGAAGGATAAAGTCATTCAAGAGTGAATGAAGTGATATTCTACTATTAGACTCAAAAAGTAA
- a CDS encoding energy-coupling factor transporter transmembrane component T family protein yields MSFNDLVRGGLDSQGGARLLGLKPAHKAHPLLKLIVFVLSVFLVFSKLGIFLHILLILFTALILFLSGCLKDLYKKLIFLFLGIYLFLFCVNWIFNKNPGFWDQNYLTNSYSDFADKLKNMFTRPLFSLTSSQGGSNGSTSNLQSGWFAGGEILEWCCSNCEKQPNCKCSQQLNGTSKIANASSIDELKKLCECVKDNAQCCQGGKCIKEILEKQSFKSFFVQTAQGKKVVVFLPKWYTITALQFILAFNMANKLTMIIALSRALSHTTDLTSFTFAVGELIRPLAALKMPVKEITLIISLAIRFIPSLLLEAIRIIKAQSSRGIDFKNGRFRDKVTAFLSLFIPLFIISMIKSKELANAMTSRAYLPKEDRTKFRNYSVDRSQLFVFGGIISFIILCYYFVFGAFYFSPTGMVDPILLLSI; encoded by the coding sequence ATGTCGTTCAACGATCTAGTTAGAGGAGGACTAGATAGTCAAGGAGGAGCAAGGCTCCTCGGACTGAAACCAGCTCATAAGGCCCATCCTCTCCTAAAATTAATCGTTTTTGTTCTTTCTGTATTCCTAGTTTTCTCCAAACTAGGAATATTTCTACATATATTATTAATACTTTTCACAGCATTAATTCTTTTTCTTTCAGGATGCCTGAAAGACTTATATAAGAAATTAATATTTCTGTTTTTAGGTATTTACCTCTTTCTGTTCTGTGTTAACTGGATTTTCAATAAAAATCCAGGTTTCTGAGACCAGAATTATCTAACTAATTCTTATTCTGATTTTGCAGATAAATTAAAAAATATGTTTACTAGACCTTTGTTTAGTTTGACTTCTTCGCAAGGAGGTTCTAATGGAAGTACATCTAATTTGCAATCAGGTTGATTTGCTGGAGGTGAAATTCTGGAATGATGTTGTTCAAATTGCGAAAAACAACCAAATTGCAAGTGCAGTCAACAATTGAATGGAACAAGCAAAATAGCTAATGCTTCTTCCATTGATGAGCTGAAGAAGCTTTGTGAATGCGTAAAAGATAATGCACAGTGTTGTCAAGGTGGCAAATGCATCAAAGAAATACTTGAAAAACAAAGCTTTAAGTCTTTCTTTGTGCAAACAGCACAAGGGAAGAAAGTTGTAGTATTTCTTCCTAAGTGATATACAATAACTGCTCTTCAATTTATATTGGCCTTCAACATGGCCAATAAGTTAACTATGATTATTGCTCTGTCAAGAGCATTAAGTCATACTACTGACTTAACTTCCTTTACATTTGCAGTAGGGGAATTAATAAGACCTTTAGCGGCTTTAAAAATGCCAGTAAAGGAAATAACTCTTATTATTTCCCTAGCTATTAGATTTATTCCTTCCCTATTATTGGAAGCTATTCGAATAATAAAAGCTCAATCCAGTAGAGGAATTGACTTCAAGAATGGAAGATTTAGAGATAAGGTAACAGCCTTCTTATCCCTATTTATTCCTCTATTTATTATTTCGATGATTAAATCGAAAGAATTGGCAAATGCTATGACTTCAAGAGCATATTTGCCAAAAGAAGATAGAACTAAATTTAGAAATTATTCAGTTGATAGATCTCAACTGTTTGTATTTGGAGGAATAATATCCTTTATTATTCTTTGCTATTACTTTGTATTTGGAGCTTTTTATTTCTCCCCTACAGGGATGGTAGATCCAATACTATTACTTTCTATTTAG
- a CDS encoding Holliday junction resolvase RecU, whose protein sequence is MGHLTFRNRGKILEELMLNTAEYYRANKIAYLRKTNPDYSHLSTSGKRGFEPSKSSFQVKLISKGDLDFYGVYSGKYFSIELKETKEENFKFSLIKKHQLTQMEEIDSCGGNAFLLIHFFHSKSSFWLITYSQLLLLKKKRGKLGIPELKEVNAFEIQITYPGILNLTPTWDLILRQSCLS, encoded by the coding sequence ATGGGACACCTAACTTTTAGAAATAGAGGGAAAATTCTGGAAGAATTAATGCTCAATACTGCTGAATACTATAGAGCAAATAAGATAGCTTATTTGCGAAAAACTAATCCAGACTATAGTCACTTATCAACTTCTGGAAAAAGAGGCTTTGAGCCCTCTAAATCCTCTTTTCAAGTGAAATTAATTTCTAAAGGTGATTTAGATTTCTATGGAGTTTATTCTGGAAAATATTTTTCCATAGAACTTAAAGAAACTAAAGAAGAAAACTTTAAATTTTCTCTCATAAAGAAGCATCAATTGACTCAAATGGAGGAAATTGATTCTTGCGGAGGGAATGCATTTCTATTAATTCACTTCTTTCACTCAAAGTCTTCATTTTGATTAATTACTTATTCCCAACTTCTTTTATTGAAAAAGAAGAGGGGAAAGTTAGGAATTCCAGAATTAAAAGAAGTTAATGCTTTCGAAATACAAATTACTTATCCTGGAATATTGAATTTAACTCCAACTTGAGACTTAATACTGAGGCAATCATGCCTCAGTTAA
- a CDS encoding ATP-binding cassette domain-containing protein, with product MSALEKEKTKLKAIDIKKLCFSYSKDTSFIKNLSICLDAEKYYCIVGHNGSGKSTFSKLLTGLLKPKSGTIHIFDKSITKINYQKIFSFLGVVFQNPDSQFITSSIEEELAFGLENKKVPSKLMSKVVEELIEALNLESLKNKSPAILSGGQKQKIAIASVLAFNPALFLFDESSSLLSPAEKQQIVKLMKQLVVDYKKTVVSITHDMEELLQADEIIIFSKGKIVSHLKSSAELFRLPLSFFKELALTPPFSVQLGNSLTEKHSLDIPPFSSEEELISNIAQLKKRTFDWEKE from the coding sequence ATGTCAGCTTTAGAGAAAGAAAAAACAAAGCTTAAAGCTATTGATATTAAAAAGCTTTGTTTTTCTTACTCTAAAGACACTTCCTTCATTAAAAACTTGTCTATTTGTTTAGATGCAGAAAAGTATTACTGCATCGTGGGTCACAATGGATCAGGTAAGTCTACTTTCTCAAAACTTTTGACAGGACTTTTAAAGCCTAAGTCTGGAACTATTCATATTTTTGACAAGTCCATCACAAAAATTAACTATCAGAAAATCTTCTCCTTTTTGGGAGTAGTTTTTCAAAATCCTGATAGTCAATTTATTACCTCTTCAATTGAAGAGGAATTAGCTTTTGGACTTGAAAATAAGAAAGTTCCCTCCAAACTTATGTCCAAAGTGGTAGAGGAACTTATTGAAGCTTTAAATTTGGAAAGCTTAAAAAATAAGTCTCCAGCCATATTATCTGGAGGACAAAAACAGAAGATAGCAATAGCTTCTGTTTTGGCATTTAATCCAGCGCTCTTCTTATTTGATGAATCTAGTTCGTTGCTTTCTCCTGCGGAAAAGCAACAAATAGTTAAGTTAATGAAGCAACTAGTAGTTGATTACAAAAAAACAGTAGTTTCAATAACTCACGATATGGAGGAGTTATTACAAGCAGATGAGATAATCATCTTTTCTAAGGGAAAGATAGTATCTCATCTAAAAAGTAGTGCAGAATTATTTAGACTACCTCTCTCTTTCTTTAAGGAGTTAGCTTTAACTCCCCCTTTCTCAGTTCAGTTAGGGAATTCCCTAACTGAGAAACACTCGTTAGATATTCCTCCTTTTTCTTCTGAGGAAGAATTAATTAGCAATATAGCTCAGCTAAAAAAGAGAACTTTTGACTGAGAAAAAGAGTAA
- the rpsD gene encoding 30S ribosomal protein S4 translates to MSRYLGPLYKKSRQHGFSFYEDGREFSKGKQREYGPGQHGPTKFKKLSLHGEQLREKQKLAILYGLREKQMRRFFKMAQKMPGSLALNFLILLESKLDNLVFRAGMANTRRAARQLIVHGHIRLNGKKVDIPSYVVPPSSVIEVAEKSRDIPVVNYFKHFTPLPFIQLDHKYRAVYLRYPERSEMNLELNEVFATEWYKQYT, encoded by the coding sequence ATGTCTAGATATTTAGGACCTCTATATAAGAAATCCAGACAACATGGATTTTCTTTCTATGAAGATGGAAGAGAATTTTCTAAGGGAAAGCAAAGAGAATATGGTCCAGGTCAACACGGACCAACTAAATTTAAAAAATTAAGTCTTCACGGGGAACAACTTAGAGAAAAGCAAAAACTTGCTATTCTCTATGGACTTAGAGAAAAGCAAATGAGAAGATTCTTTAAGATGGCTCAAAAGATGCCAGGATCTCTAGCACTTAATTTCCTAATTCTTTTGGAAAGTAAATTAGACAATTTAGTATTTAGAGCTGGTATGGCTAATACTAGAAGAGCTGCTAGACAATTAATAGTTCACGGACACATAAGACTAAATGGAAAAAAAGTAGATATTCCTTCTTATGTTGTTCCTCCTTCTTCAGTAATTGAAGTTGCAGAAAAAAGTAGAGATATTCCAGTTGTTAACTATTTCAAACACTTTACACCTCTACCATTCATTCAATTGGATCACAAATACAGAGCAGTGTATTTGAGATATCCTGAAAGATCTGAAATGAATTTGGAACTAAATGAAGTTTTCGCAACTGAATGATATAAACAATATACTTAA